The Ranitomeya imitator isolate aRanImi1 chromosome 3, aRanImi1.pri, whole genome shotgun sequence genome has a window encoding:
- the COL8A2 gene encoding collagen alpha-2(VIII) chain yields MSLGRGTLFLLVAAMGSVSGGGPAGGQYPQMKYVNPMMKGPLGPPFREGKGQYLDMLPMDLKGEPGPAGKPGPRGPPGPPGLPGKPGIGKPGLQGMPGAAGPPGFSSIGKSGLPGMPGKIGPKGLPGTKGEPGMRGEHGPRGMSGPPGIPGPAGISSNGKPGVQGAPGQPGVRGEPGAKGEPGLRGDNGIKGEAGLGKPGLPGTRGPGGLPGPMGPPGPPGNGKPGLNGSPGGSGDRGDIGPPGPPGAVGPPGPQGLQGKPGIDGIGKPGLDGLPGLQGPLGPKGETGIRGLPGLTGSPGYGKPGLPGLKGDRGPAGIPGEIGDKGEPGLDGEPGDQGPQGIIGPPGLPGSMGMPGKNGLPGLKGDIGPTGPTGVPGIPGSQGPNGFAGKPGIPGERGLPGLKGLPGPIGPKGEGGLMGLPGLPGQIGSPGSKGEGGIPGQSGPRGPAGIPGMQGSSGPIGPQGLPGLKGEPGIPGQPGKSINGEPGLIGPIGLPGVSGPPGLNGQPGLPGPPGPPGPPGIYSEGTIAGLHLPDGGVEGGTVGNGKSGKPQYGTGELSAKVAPAFTAILTTPFPPSGMPIKFDRTLYNGHNAYNPLTGIFTCSLPGIYYFAYHVHIKGTNIWIALYKNNVPATYTYDEYKKGYMDQASGSAVLELKENDQVWVQMPSDQANGLYSTEYIHSSFSGFLLCPT; encoded by the coding sequence ATATGCTTCCAATGGACCTTAAAGGGGAACCTGGACCAGCTGGAAAACCAGGTCCACGTGGACCACCTGGACCTCCTGGACTTCCCGGAAAACCAGGAATAGGAAAACCAGGATTACAAGGAATGCCAGGAGCTGCTGGTCCTCCTGGCTTTTCTAGCATTGGAAAATCGGGATTACCAGGTATGCCTGGCAAAATTGGACCTAAGGGTCTACCTGGCACAAAAGGAGAACCAGGAATGCGGGGAGAGCATGGACCTAGAGGAATGTCTGGACCTCCTGGAATTCCCGGCCCTGCAGGAATCTCATCAAATGGAAAACCAGGTGTTCAAGGTGCTCCAGGACAGCCAGGTGTCAGGGGTGAACCTGGTGCAAAAGGTGAGCCAGGACTTCGTGGAGATAACGGCATTAAAGGAGAAGCTGGACTTGGGAAACCTGGTCTGCCAGGTACACGTGGCCCTGGGGGCCTACCTGGGCCAATGGGCCCACCTGGTCCACCAGGTAATGGAAAACCAGGACTTAATGGATCACCAGGGGGCTCAGGGGATAGAGGCGATATAGGTCCACCTGGACCACCAGGGGCAGTTGGCCCACCTGGGCCACAGGGCCTACAAGGTAAACCTGGCATTGATGGAATTGGTAAACCTGGTTTAGATGGAttgccaggacttcaagggcctTTAGGTCCTAAGGGGGAAACAGGTATACGAGGCTTACCAGGGCTGACAGGGTCACCCGGGTATGGAAAACCAGGTCTGCCTGGATTGAAAGGCGATAGAGGACCTGCTGGAATACCTGGAGAAATAGGAGATAAAGGAGAGCCAGGGTTAGATGGTGAACCAGGCGATCAAGGGCCACAAGGTATTATAGGGCCTCCGGGACTTCCAGGTTCCATGGGAATGCCAGGAAAAAATGGTTTGCCTGGCTTGAAAGGAGACATTGGGCCTACTGGGCCTACAGGTGTACCTGGAATTCCAGGGAGTCAAGGTCCCAATGGATTTGCAGGTAAACCAGGTATACCAGGTGAAAGGGGACTTCCAGGTCTGAAAGGACTTCCAGGGCCAATTGGGCCAAAAGGAGAGGGAGGGTTAATGGGACTTCCAGGTTTACCAGGTCAAATAGGTAGTCCAGGGTCAAAAGGAGAAGGTGGAATTCCAGGACAATCAGGCCCAAGAGGTCCAGCTGGAATTCCAGGTATGCAAGGATCATCTGGCCCTATTGGGCCACAAGGGTTACCAGGATTAAAAGGAGAGCCCGGTATCCCTGGGCAACCTGGAAAAAGCATCAATGGTGAGCCAGGTCTAATTGGCCCTATAGGACTACCGGGGGTTTCCGGGCCTCCTGGTTTAAATGGGCAGCCTGGGCTACCTGGTCCACCTGGACCACCAGGTCCACCAGGAATCTATAGTGAAGGCACTATTGCTGGCTTGCACTTGCCAGATGGAGGAGTTGAAGGAGGTACAGTAGGCAATGGAAAATCAGGAAAGCCTCAGTATGGCACTGGAGAACTATCTGCCAAAGTAGCCCCAGCGTTTACTGCCATATTAACTACACCATTCCCTCCTTCTGGCATGCCAATCAAATTTGATCGGACTTTGTATAATGGCCATAATGCTTATAATCCTCTTACTGGGATATTTACTTGTTCTCTTCCTGGAATTTATTACTTTGCTTATCATGTCCACATCAAAGGAACCAACATCTGGATTGCTCTTTACAAGAACAATGTACCTGCTACTTACACATACGATGAATACAAAAAAGGGTACATGGACCAAGCCTCTGGGAGTGCAGTATTAGAACTCAAGGAAAATGACCAAGTTTGGGTGCAAATGCCTTCAGACCAAGCAAATGGGTTATATTCAACAGAGTACATTCATTCTTCATTCTCTGGTTTTCTTCTTTGTCCCACATAA